A single genomic interval of Pristiophorus japonicus isolate sPriJap1 chromosome Y, sPriJap1.hap1, whole genome shotgun sequence harbors:
- the LOC139241087 gene encoding nck-associated protein 5-like has product MSEERYNPKPRAPQEGSERDGGPPELVERERDGRSPELIDRLRSLEDENAALALANDTQREAYERCLDEVANHVVQALLNQKDLREECIRLKMRVFDLERQNQALSDAFCQRLQTGPGSGPQTEAPQIVGISPDAQLGEADRLTLPVSSSFLPQGEGVECQPDCGGSLTQTSQLPEAPCGPAPAPAPAPAPAPAPAPAIFKNEGHILEVLRRLKEANALGALLGPPSCLRYAGRCSRCCAALSEGGGAAEQRPAPSPPPSPSRSLRPSRPAGGAVEGGPPGPPRAARSWSRLPCRSEAPPTPDPRTPSSGNGLRAPRPRGEAVTLGPAASDPPGPRSPRSLRKELGLSTSPVRLPRECAVRPAKARACPSPSSASPSAPGSLEPPLGGRRKESPAPGKRRSPSAPRVGEGAAGERRNQERPKPPGNGKPGAGERPAGKGRAENPPPPAPAEAPAACRKPPCVPEGARNPAGHSKLPCKSPSRADGHPAPFRGADGGPRAPPAGREEPRPKGAAAGAAPAVEQPAPPPASPSGPQPTIEEKVMKGIEENMQRLQDRSLGGEAKHKASSSIATWFGFRKSKLPAIVVGARPAEGPREEGTEEAEGQGEGDKDPKPRASPTANGARPGAGGRRAEREREREGRTGLPEDSWRRARAERPPRGPAPGGFGAREEEAMDEGPIGLRGAGNDSFMQQLLNRVDGKECALTNGPSLGGEAKLYHQRNGLVGHQRLAGRSPDDARAQTVNHLRSSEDIHQLEKVEDSGAKYDITSDESLTESLASHCFVGSSFQTRTLDSGIGTFPPPDTAGSASGKSFPRTRAGQPEREAQTPARGRTRGVGEIPSKARTLEREVLCPGDGQRCEGTRPVMDVTRPSQETAGEPEAADGEASRNYLPHFRSPQSKVWTFPNSRALGVPVDSFLCVPERQGDLLSLCKPRTSNTQRRPRCPEGAGQGPCLSSVPQYPLGVLHGFEGLGVLKTREKSVGDVTERSVGGENGLRETIVSSHSHNALDLSESLSDSLYDSLCSWNSQG; this is encoded by the exons gtggCAAACCATGTTGTCCAGGCTCTGCTCAACCAGAAG GACCTGCGGGAGGAGTGTATCCGGCTGAAGATGCGAGTCTTTGACCTGGAGCGGCAGAACCAGGCGCTGAGCGACGCCTTCTGCCAACGGCTACAGACCGGCCCGGGCTCGGGGCCCCAGACCGAg GCTCCTCAGATTGTGGGCATTTCCCCCGATGCCCAGCTCGGCGAGGCTGACAGACTGACCCTCCCCGTCTCCTCCTCCTTCCTGCCCCAGGGTGAGGGTGTGGAGTGCCAG cCGGACTGCGGAGGATCGCTGACACAGACCTCCCAGCTCCCCGAGGCGCCGTGCggaccggccccggccccggccccggccccggcccccgccccggccccggcccccgcCATCTTCAAGAACGAGGGGCACATCCTGGAGGTGCTGCGCAGGCTGAAGGAGGCCAACGCGCTGGGCGCGCTGCTGGGCCCGCCCTCCTGCCTGCGTTACGCGGGCCGCTGCTCCCGGTGCTGCGCGGCCCTGAGCGAGGGCGGGGGGGCTGCGGAGCAGCGTCCGGCCCCcagcccgcccccctccccctcccgctccctccgcccctcccgcCCGGCGGGCGGGGCCGTCGAGGGCGGCCCCCCGGGACCCCCCAGAGCCGCCCGGAGCTGGTCCCGCCTCCCCTGCCGCAGCGAGGCCCCGCCCACCCCGGACCCCCGGACCCCCAGCTCCGGGAACGGCCTGCGCGCGCCGCGGCCCCGCGGGGAGGCCGTGACCCTGGGCCCCGCGGCCTCCGACCCCCCGGGCCCCCGCTCGCCCCGCTCGCTGAGGAAAGAGCTCGGGCTGTCCACCTCTCCCGTCCGCCTGCCCCGGGAGTGCGCCGTGCGGCCGGCCAAAGCCAgagcctgcccctccccctcctccgcctccccctccgCCCCGGGCAGCCTCGAGCCGCCCCTCGGCGGCAGGAGGAAGGAGTCGCCCGCCCCCGGCAAGCGCCGGAGCCCCAGCGCCCCGCGGGTCGGGGAGGGCGCGGCGGGGGAGCGGCGAAACCAGGAGCGCCCCAAGCCCCCCGGCAACGGCAAGCCGGGGGCCGGGGAGAGGCCGGCCGGCAAGGGGCGGGCCGAGAATCCGCCACCGCCGGCGCCCGCGGAGGCGCCCGCGGCCTGCCGGAAGCCTCCCTGCGTGCCCGAGGGAGCCCGCAATCCGGCGGGCCACAGTAAGCTGCCGTGCAAATCCCCCTCGCGGGCGGACGGCCACCCCGCCCCCTTCAGGGGCGCGGACGGAGGCCCCCGGGCGCCCCCCGCGGGCCGGGAGGAGCCCAGACCCAAGGGGGCGGCCGCGGGTGCTGCCCCCGCAGTCGAGCAGCCCGCCCCGCCCCCGGCCAGCCCCAGCGGCCCCCAGCCCACCATCGAGGAGAAGGTGATGAAGGGGATCGAGGAGAACATGCAGCGGCTGCAGGACAGGTCGCTGGGCGGCGAGGCCAAGCACAAGGCCAGCTCGTCCATCGCCACTTGGTTCGGCTTCCGCAAGTCCAAGCTCCCGGCCATCGTGGTGGGCGCCCGGCCAGCCGAGGGCCCCAGGGAGGAGGGGACGGAGGAGGCggaggggcagggggaaggggaCAAGGACCCCAAGCCTCGGGCCTCGCCCACGGCCAACGGCGCCAGGCCAGGGGCAGGGGGCAggagggcggagcgggagcgggagcgagagGGCCGGACCGGTCTCCCCGAGGACAGCTGGAGGAGGGCCAGAGCTGAGAGGCCACCGAGAGGGCCAGCACCAGGCGGGTTCGGGGCCAGGGAGGAGGAGGCGATGGATGAAGGCCCCATCGGTCTGAGAGGAGCGGGGAACGACAGCTTCATGCAACAGCTACTTAACAG GGTTGATGGGAAGGAGTGCGCACTGACCAATGGCCCAAGCCTGGGGGGCGAGGCCAAGCTTTACCACCAGAGGAACGGACTGGTCGGCCACCAGCGTCTCGCTGGACGCTCGCCGGATGACGCGAGGGCCCAGACCGTCAATCACCTCCGCTCCAGCGAAGACATCCATCAGTTGGAGAAG GTCGAAGATTCTGGGGCCAAGTACGACATCACCTCCGATGAAAGCCTGACGGAATCGCTGGCGTCTCATTGCTTCGTCG GGTCCAGTTTCCAGACACGGACCCTCGACAGTGGGATCGGAACATTCCCTCCGCCGGACACGGCGGGGAGCGCGTCGGGGAAATCCTTCCCCCGGACCAGAGCGGGGCAGCCGGAGCGAGAGGCCCAGACCCCAGCCCGGGGTAGGACGCGGGGCgtgggggagatcccgtccaaggcCCGGACGCTGGAGAGGGAGGTCCTGTGTCCGGGAGACGGCCAGAGGTGCGAGGGCACACGGCCGGTGATGGACGTCACTCGACCCTCGCAGGAGACCGCGGGGGAGCCGGAGGCAGCAG ATGGAGAAGCTTCCAGGAATTACTTGCCTCACTTCCGATCCCCGCAGAGCAAGGTTTGGACCTTTCCGAATTCCCGTGCACTGGGGGTCCCTGTCGATAGTTTCCTGTGTGTGCCGGAGAGACAGGGGGACCTCCTCTCCCTCTGCAAACCCCGCACCTCCAACACACAG AGACGTCCGAGGTGTCCTGAGGGTGCCGGGCAAGGACCCTGCCTATCCAGCGTGCCTCAGTATCCTCTGGGCGTGCTCCACGGGTTCGAGGGCCTGGGGGTCCTGAAGACGAGGGAGAAGTCGGTCGGCGATGTCACGGAGCGGAGCGTGGGCGGGGAGAACGGCCTGCGGGAGACCATTGTGTCTTCGCACAGCCACAACGCGCTGGACCTCTCGGAGTCCCTCAGCGACTCCTTGTACGACAGCCTCTGTTCCTGGAACAGCCAAGGCTGA